ACATTCTGGTTCCATGAAAGCGTGCTCATTAATTGGCACTGAATAATGTTGGGTTACCACATATTTCGATGCAGCTAATTCTTCATCAGCATTTCCTCGAACAAGATGCTCATGAGATAAAATATTGCCTTTTTCATGGATCAATGATGCATTTTGCGCCAATGCTTCTTCACAGGTAGTCATTGGAACAAGCTCTTCATAAGTGATTTCCACTAATTCTTTGATTTCTCCCAATGCTTCTTTTTCTTTTGAAACGACTAATACGATCGCATCTCCAACGTAACGAGTGATTTCACCTTCTGGAATCAGAACATCCCAATCTGAAATAAACTCTAAATGACCAATCTTATTGTTTCCAGGCACATCTTTAGCTGTCAGTACGGCAACACATTCAGGATGTTCTAGTGCTTTACTCGTATCGATTTTTAAGACTTTAGCTCTTGGATATTCACTACGAACAGCAGACGCATGAAGCATCCCTTCAACTGTAATATCGTCGACATATAATCCTGTTCCCAATGTTTTCTCAACCGCATCGACTCTTTTTAAGTCTTCACCTAATCTTCCATTTGAGCGTTCATCTGGAATGCTCAATTCTTCACGAATCATTTTAGCGACTAACTGAATCGCTTCCACAATTTTTACATACCCTGTACAGCGGCAAATATTGCCACGAATCGCTTTTCGGACCTCTTCGTCACTAGGCTCCTCTTTTTTGTTGAGTAATCCTTGCGCTGAAATTACGATGCCGGGGATACAATAACCGCATTGAACGGCTCCAGTTTTAGCAAAAGCATAAGCATACACATCTTTTTGACGCTGACTTAGACCTTCGATCGTCACAACTTCTTTGCCTTCCAACTTTTCTAGATTAAATAAACACGCTTTGGAAGCCCTTCCATTTATTAACACTGAACAAGCGCCACATGAACCTTGGTTACAGCCATCTTTGGTTCCAGTCAAGTTTAGATCCTCACGGAGAAAATCCATTAACTTCTTATTTGTATCGCAGGTTTCCATCTTTCCATTTACTACTAATGAATACATTTTTCTTTACACCTCAATTTCTGTCATAATTATAGCTTTTAATCACTATGATTATACCATAAATTTACGGTCTAAAAATTATTTTTTAGCAAAAAAAGTTTTTTTGTTGCATTCCGATCAAAGCAGCACCAATCGCACCAGCATATTGAGAAAGTTCTTGATCATAGTATACTTCTTTTTTAGTATATTCAGCAACTAGTTCTGTCACTTTTTTGCTGTGAGATAAACCTCCTGAAAAAAAGATTGGGCCTTGTTCCGGGTTGATTTGTCTATGTTGATTACTGATCCGAGCAGCAATCGAATGGAGGACTCCTAAAGCAATATCTTCTCTTTTTTCTCCTCTGCCGATCAAACTAATCACTTCTGATTCTGCAAATACAGTACACATGCTATTGATTTTTATAGGTTCAGCTGACGCAACGAAAGAATCGATGTGTTCAATTTCTTCACCTAATGTTCGCATCAACACTTCCACAAATCGACCAGTTCCTGCAGCACATTTGTCGTTCATATTAAAGTCTAAGACATGTCCTTTGGTATCCATCCTGATTACTTTGCTATCTTGTCCACCGATATCGATCACATTTTGAATCCCCTCACTCAGATATGCCGCACCCTTAGCATGGCAAGTGATTTCAGTTACTGCTTTATCAGCATTTAATAGCTTACGACCGTATCCTGTCGCAACAACTTGATATTGTTTATTTTCGTCTAATTCAGTGATGACTTGTTCAGCTGCTCGTATGGGATCACCTGAGGTTGATACCAAACATTTTTTTACAAGTTTGTTTTGCGCAAACAAAACGCCTTTTGTTGTCGTTGATCCACTATCAAGACCAATCACATTCATTAGCATCGATCCTCCAACATTTCTATAAATGCTGTCACTCGTGTATTGATTTGTTCGATATCAGCGGTAGAATAATCGGTCTCTAAATATAAATAAGAAACATTTTTTTCAGTTTGGCAGAATCGTCTCACTTTTAACGCTTCGATTGAATAGGGATGACAAGATTGCAATACCATATCTAAGACGCCGTCCACCTGATAGTCATCGATCATTTGGTTCAATAAATCAAATCGACTTGTATTATTAGACATGCAGGCGCAACCAATATCGATATATTTTTCAGCCAAAGCTTCATAAACATCTTTATTTTCTTCATCAACTAATCGTTCAACAGCCTTGGCAACTGTGCAATTTTCAAAACCAACGATCGTTCCACCATTTTCTTCGATAGCACGGATAACTTTTTCAGTCACACCGCCCATCGGTGAGCCTGTGATCAAAATTCTAGGTTTGCCATCTGATTGATGCTTTTCGGGATAGTGTTCTAGGATTGTTTCAGTTGTTTGATCTAGTTTTTTGATTAGACTTGTCTTATCAAACGTATAATTTGCGCCATAGATCACCTTAAAAATCTCTGAGCCTTCAATTGCTGGCGGATTTAATTTGCCTAGTCCGTAAAAGTTTTTTCTAGCCGTACGTTCTTTATTTTTAAGACGGATTGCGGATTGGATTTTCTCTGCTGTAATCGTTACGCCAAGAAAATCTTCTAATTTTTCTTTGAAACGAAAGATTTCATCTTTCCACAATTCAAAGGCGGCAGCTGAATTTCGTGCATTAGGTAAATTCATTAAATAAAGTGGTTTGAATTCTTCCATGTACTCGTACATTTTTTTCTTGCCGTCACAGGTCGTTTCGCCTACCACTAAATCGGAAAAATAAAAGAACGGACACTTATCTGTTTTGCCAAAACCATAACTGGATTTGATCAATGGACAAAGATTTCTAGGTAAGTCTTCTTCAGCAGCTGAGATTGTTTCATCCGATGTAGAACAAAGACTGATTTGGACTGCATCAGCGGCCAACACAATTTCTTCTGGCATAAACGTACAATAAACACCCACGACTGGAATGCCTTGTTCTTTTAGTTCTTTGACTTTGATAAATCCCTGACGTCTAGCATCATCAAACTCGACAAAAATTTCTGGTAGCTCTGTCCTAATTTCCATACAATACCTCCCTAAAGTCTTTTACACCTACTGTGCATTCGTAAGGATTGTTTTAACTTGTTCCGAAGTTGGCTCGACATGGTAAAATAATGCATAAAATTCTTTGATCTGCTCTTCGATATTGATTTGGTAATGCTCTGGATAAATCAATTGTCCCAACCATTCTATGCCTATCATTCGGTTTACAGATGGGGGCGAACCCATAAAATTATAAGGGGCTGTCGGTACCTGGTAAACCTTACCTGATTTGACAGCAGTCAATTCTTGCCAGGATGCATCTGAATTGATCAATTCATACACATCTTTTGAATCAGCTATAATATAATCTGGTTGCCACTGAATCAGTTGTTCCATCGATATTACTGTCCCGCCACCTTTTGAAACAATATCTACATCCACAGCAGCATTTTTTGCACCCACTTCATCAAGTACCTGAGCATGAAATGAACCTGCTGCATTGGTATTCAATCCGGCATTTCCAGAAGCGTAATACACCGTTTTTTGCTCTGATTCTTTCAGTGACGAGCGTGCTTGAGCTGCTTGTTTTAAAACAGTTTCGCAATACTTACTGAGTGTTGCTGCTTCTTTTTTATTTCCTAGAAGTTCACCGAGCTTTTGATAAGTTTCCGGCATACTTTTTAGGTTTGCTTCGATAAAAATTGTTGGAATATTGATTTGATCTTGCAAGTTGTCCATATCTTCTTTGACCGTTTTTTTCACTTCACCGATATCAATGATCACATCTGGTTCGGCTGCACTCAATGCTTCCATATTTAGACTGGCATTTTTTCCATAAAACTGACCAAATTCTGGTAATGATTGATATTTTTTATCAATGAATTCTTTTGCTTCAGTTGAAAACGGGCTAGCTAAACCAACTAATAAATCTGGTGAATTTGTATACAGTACGATTTGTGCTAGTGGACCTGATGGTGCAATTTTTTTGATTTTTGCGGGTATCACGACTTCTCGATCAGCAGAATCTACAAAAACGTGTGTCTCTTTTGATTCTACTTTTTCAGTACTCACAATTGACTCTGTTTTTTCGGCTTCATTTGTGTTCTTCGTTGAGCAGCCTATCAACATTAGAACTGCTATACTTAATACAAGAAGCCATCTAGATTTCTTTTTCATTAATGTACATCCTTTCTATTTTTTGTCGGCAAACAAATTTTCTGTTCACACTGTGTTAATTTATGGACTGTAATTGGCACCTGATAAATAGATTCTAATTGCTGACTCGTCAGGATTTCTTCTGGTCGGCCTTGATTTGTCAGCTGACCAGCTTGTAAAATCATTACATAATCAGCGTATTGGAGTGCATGATTTGGATCATGAGTTGACTGAACAATCAAAAAGCCCTCCGCTGCTAGTTTACGGATCATTTCTAACACCATGATTTGATTACCGTAATCCAAATTAGCGCATGGCTCATCCATAATAATGATTCGACTTTGCTGGGCAACTGAACGGGCGATGATTACTAGCTGTTGTTCTCCACCACTGATTTGCGAATAAATTCGATTTCTTAAATGAGTAATACGCAATGTTGCTAGTGCTGCATCGGCTAAATCATTTTCAGCTTGACTAGGTTGCTGGTAAGGTTTAAGCCGTGCAGTTGTGCCCATCAGCACCATTTCGAAAACAGTAAAATGAAATACTCCTCTTTGTTTTTGCGGAATATACGAAATGAGCTGGGAAAGTTCATTTCGAGCACAAGCTTGAATTGATCGATCGTTGATTTTAATACATCCAGCGCTAGGCTGTAAAATTCTTAGCAAGCATTTAAATAAGGTGCTTTTGCCTACACCATTTTTTCCTAGTAAACAAACCGATTGACCGTAGCTTAGTTTAAATGAAATATTCTGCAGTATTGGTCGTTGCTTATAAGCAAACCCTAGATTTACTACTTCTAACATAGGAATCCCTCCAACTCATGATCTCACCGAACGATTATTTTTCGCGATCAGCAATAAAAAAATCGGTGCGCCAATAAACGATGTCAATATCCCGATTGGTATTTCACTTGTAGCTAGCATCCGGGAAAAATCATCTACAATCAGTAAAAAAGTGCCGCCTAGTAACGCTGTAACAGGAATACTGTAACGATAATCATTACCAATCAACATTCTAGAAAAATGAGGTACTACTAGTCCCACCCAACCAATCAAGCCACTGACAGAGACCGCACTTGCTGTGATCAAGGTTGCCGCTAGAATCAAAATCACTCTTAAAATACGACTATTTACGCCTAAGCTCAACGCTTCCTCTTCACCTAAAGAAATAATATTCAAACGCCAACGTAACAAAAAAATTGGAACCATCCCTACTAAGATCAATGGTGCTGCAAACTGAACATTCTGTATTTTGATTGAAGCAAGACTCCCCATCAGCCAATAAGTGATTGCCGGTAATGTATTGGTCGGATCACCGACTAACTTTAAAAACGAAACGGCTGAAGAGAAAAGCGAACCGATCATCATACCGATCAAAACCATATTCAATACAGAATCGGTTCGTAAAAATCTACTCACTAAAAGAACTGCAGCCACTGCTAGCAAGCCAAAAACAAAAGACAATGAAATGACTTGTTCATAGGTGAAAGAAAAAAATAACCCGATTGCTGCACCAAAAGCTGCACCTTGTGAAGCTCCTAGAATATCCTGAGAAATCATTGGATTTTGAAATAACGCTTGATAGGTTGCACCAGCTACCGAAATCCCTCCGCCAATCACTACCGCCATGATAATTCTAGGAAAGCGAATCTTAAACAAAATCGTTTCAACCTGACTACTCCACGTTTGCTCAAGTGGAATGACTTTATTTCCAACTGCCCGAAAAAAATCAGTTACTGAGATTGAAAATTTTCCTAAAAAAAACGACAGGCTAAGCACAACTAAAAAAAGTAGTAGTGATCCCCAAATAACGATTTTTTTCTGATTGACGTTTGACAGCTTATTTTTCACTGAAATCACTCCTATTTTTGAGCAATTTTACTTTGCGGATTCTGCTCGTTTTTCAATTAATTCTCCTGCAACACTAATAGCGAGTTCAGCTGGAGTTTCTGCTTTTATTTTTAACCCGATTGGCATGTTTAAACGCTCGATTTCCTTCATTGAAAAGCCGCTTTCTTTTAGTCGGCTAATTTGGACCGCAATCTTTCTTCTACTCCCCATCACACCGATATAGTGTGCTTTTGTTTTCAATAATTGTTTTGACAGTTCAAAATCAAATTGATGTCCGCGCGTCATTACAATCGCATAATCTACTTCTGTTATTTGAATCGACGCTTCAATATTTCCCAAATCTATAACCATTCGCTGATCGGCCTCTGGAAAAACAGCTTCTGTTAAAAGTTGTTCACGATCGTCTAGAACAACACAATAAAAGTCCAATGTTTTTAAAATTGGAACTAACGCTTGTGCAACATGACCTGCCCCAAAGACAAAAACTTTCCCCCTTTGCAGTAAAGATTCGATCAAATAAACTTGGCTATTGACTGTTACTATTGAGACCCCTTGATTGAAAGGTTCTTCTTGCAGCTCAGTTGCTACTCGTCCTACTAAACCTGTCTCTAAACTATAGAAACCAATGGCGTTAGATTTTCCTCCATTTAGTTCAGTGATCAGCCAACATTGCTGATTACTTTCAAAATGCCGTCTAATTTCTACACAAATATCAGAAATAACTGGATCTAGCCAAGAACAGTATTGAAAATAAAGCGCAACATTTCCTCCGCAAATCATGCCCAAATCTGCCACATCATTTGGCGCTAAAACGAATTTTTCACTCTTTGAGAGCTTATTTTCCAATACCTCTTGCGCAATTTCCTCTGCTCGAAATTCGACTGCCCCCCCACCAATCGTTCCTTCCAAGCGACCTGTCTTAGCAATTAACATCCGCGCACCCGCACCTCTTGGCGTCGAACCCGAACTTGCAGTGACGGTCACTAAAACTGTATCTTCCTTTTGCTCGATTGCTTCCTTTAATCGCAGAAAAAGTTCTTTCATCCTCTTTCCTCCATCTCCTTTGTTTCTGGATTCAGCTCATCACAAAAAATTTCCGCAAAATATTGATTCGTGATTTGATAAGTCTTTTTTTGAAAAAGCAGAAATTTTGCGGTTAAACGTTTCCCATGAATCGTTACGGTTGAGCCTCCTCCATTACTGCCGCCGACACTTTTATCGATCAAAGGATACCCTAGCTCCTCTTCGGCTTTTTTGATCATTCGCCAAGCTTTGTTATACGACATTTTCATTTGTTTAGCTGCTGTATTCAGCGAACCCGTTTGGGAAATTCGCTGGAGCAGTTCGACCACACCAGGTCCAAAAAAAATTCGACTCGTTCGTAATTTTAAATTAAGTGTATAATCAAAAGCTTTTTGTTCCTCCATTCCCTAACCTCCTTCGTTATACTTGAAAAAGATAACGGCAATCAAAAAAATTAATTGTTAAGAAAACCGCTCAACTGCTTTTGGACCACTTGAAAATTATTGCCGTTTAACGTGACAATCTGTCCTTTGTCTTTACAGATTTCTTGTTTTAATGCGACTCTTTGCCAATCAATTTCCAGTTTTTCTCTCATCTGTTGTTTTTGTCTTTGATAATTCGCTTCTGATTTAAAGACACCAATAATTTTCTTGGGTTGTCGCATCACTGCCAATAGCGCTTCTCTAAAAGATTTTGCTAATAGTTCTACTCCGCCGATTTCATCCAATAAAATAATCTCTGCTGCACTTAATTGGGCTTCCTTTAATAGCTCAAGACCAAACGTTTCAAATACTTTGAGGTTCCTAGTTCGTTTTCCATTTTCAGTTTGAATGAAGCAATGCTCTGGTACCTCCTGCAGATCTGGCTGATCTTCAAGCAACTCTTTTGCTTCTCTCAGTTCAAAGCCTACGATTTCTCCCTGATCATTTATCTGCCGTTTGACATAAAAACCGCTGACTGAAAAATTTCCGGCTAAAATTACTTCTTTCAATAAGGTCGACTTTCCAATCAATTTATCCCCTTCTAAAAAAAACTTTGTCATCGTCTATGTTCCTTTACTTAATCGATTTCTAAAAAACAATGCAAAAGACAAATCAATTTTATTCATTTATCTTTTGCATCTTTTTTAAAAAGATATTCTTTCTCGTTATTCGATTGCCAGTTGTTTTTCTTCTTTAAGTACCACATTCAAAATAACTGCAACAATCGTCGTCAAAATGACTTCTGAATTTCCAAAAATGGTTGTTACCCAAGGTGGAAAGCCACTCAAACAGCCTACCGACAATGTCACGCCGATACCAAAAGCCAAAGCAATTCCTACAACACCAGTATTTCTAGGCGTTAATTCTTGTGTTGATATCATCCGGACCCCAGTCATCGAAATCGAGGCAAACACCGAAACTGTTGCACCACCGATTACTGCATATGGGATTGTTGTCAAAATCGAGGCAACTTTTGGAACAAAACCTGCGATTAGTAAAATAACTGAGGCGAAAACCATAACATATTTATTGATTACCCTAGTTACGGTAACGAGTCCTACATTTTGACCAAAAGTAGCAACTGGTACTGAACCGAAAAAGCTACCAATAAAATTAGTTAGTCCGCTTCCCATGATTCCCCCAGAAAGTTCTTTATCTGTTGGTTCCCGATCCATCGCACCGACAGTTGTTGCAGTAAATTGACCAATTGCTTGAACCGCATCAACAATAAACATCACTACTAAGGTCAAAATCGGAACAATTTGAAAATCCAAACCAAAATAAAACGGCGTGATCACCTGAAATACGGATGCCTCTTTGACTGGAGTAAAATTGACCATTCCTAAAACTAAAGAAACGATATAACCAATGATCATCCCATTTAGAATAGACGACAATTTAAGAAAGCCTTTTGAAAAATAATTAAAATAAAATACCACGCCAAAAGTCAACAACGCTACTAACCAGTTCTGTGCTGAACCAAAATCTGAACTTCCAGCTCCTCCTGCCATGTATTTAATTGCCACAGGAAACAGTGATAAGCCAATACTCAAGATGACTGTTCCCGTAACAAGTGGCGGAAATAAGATACGGATTTTTTTTATTGATAACCCGACAATAATCACTAAAATACTCCCGACTAACTGAGCCCCAAAAATCGCTGCGATTCCAAAATCTCCCCCAATTGCCATTAAAATCGGGACATAGGCAAAACTTGCACCCATCATGACTGGTAACCTTGACCCGACTTTACCAAAAATCGGAAAAAGTTGAATAAACGTTGCTACGGCAGAAAAAATCAGTGACGTTTGAATCATGATCGTCGTGTCACTTGAGCTTAGATTACAAACTTTCGCAATCATGATTCCTGGTGTAACGATTCCTACCACTGCTGCTACTACGTGCTGTAAGCCCATTGGAAGGGCTTCTTTGATCGATAACTTGGCATCATACTCAAACAATGCCTTTTCTTCTTTTTCACTCATAGGCAAGTTTCCTTCTTCACTTTTTATTTTAAAAAGGACTGCACTTATCCGAGTCTTAAAATCCGCAACCCTTTTCTTTGATCAGAAATTATTCAAAAATTAATTTTTGACTGCGATTGCTTCTATTTCAAAAAGTCCACTCTTAGGTAATTCGCATACCTCTACGCAAGAACGAGCGGGAAGAACATT
The Enterococcus silesiacus DNA segment above includes these coding regions:
- a CDS encoding ABC transporter substrate-binding protein; the encoded protein is MKKKSRWLLVLSIAVLMLIGCSTKNTNEAEKTESIVSTEKVESKETHVFVDSADREVVIPAKIKKIAPSGPLAQIVLYTNSPDLLVGLASPFSTEAKEFIDKKYQSLPEFGQFYGKNASLNMEALSAAEPDVIIDIGEVKKTVKEDMDNLQDQINIPTIFIEANLKSMPETYQKLGELLGNKKEAATLSKYCETVLKQAAQARSSLKESEQKTVYYASGNAGLNTNAAGSFHAQVLDEVGAKNAAVDVDIVSKGGGTVISMEQLIQWQPDYIIADSKDVYELINSDASWQELTAVKSGKVYQVPTAPYNFMGSPPSVNRMIGIEWLGQLIYPEHYQINIEEQIKEFYALFYHVEPTSEQVKTILTNAQ
- a CDS encoding ABC transporter permease codes for the protein MSNVNQKKIVIWGSLLLFLVVLSLSFFLGKFSISVTDFFRAVGNKVIPLEQTWSSQVETILFKIRFPRIIMAVVIGGGISVAGATYQALFQNPMISQDILGASQGAAFGAAIGLFFSFTYEQVISLSFVFGLLAVAAVLLVSRFLRTDSVLNMVLIGMMIGSLFSSAVSFLKLVGDPTNTLPAITYWLMGSLASIKIQNVQFAAPLILVGMVPIFLLRWRLNIISLGEEEALSLGVNSRILRVILILAATLITASAVSVSGLIGWVGLVVPHFSRMLIGNDYRYSIPVTALLGGTFLLIVDDFSRMLATSEIPIGILTSFIGAPIFLLLIAKNNRSVRS
- a CDS encoding xanthine dehydrogenase accessory factor; the encoded protein is MKELFLRLKEAIEQKEDTVLVTVTASSGSTPRGAGARMLIAKTGRLEGTIGGGAVEFRAEEIAQEVLENKLSKSEKFVLAPNDVADLGMICGGNVALYFQYCSWLDPVISDICVEIRRHFESNQQCWLITELNGGKSNAIGFYSLETGLVGRVATELQEEPFNQGVSIVTVNSQVYLIESLLQRGKVFVFGAGHVAQALVPILKTLDFYCVVLDDREQLLTEAVFPEADQRMVIDLGNIEASIQITEVDYAIVMTRGHQFDFELSKQLLKTKAHYIGVMGSRRKIAVQISRLKESGFSMKEIERLNMPIGLKIKAETPAELAISVAGELIEKRAESAK
- a CDS encoding LysR family transcriptional regulator, yielding MEEQKAFDYTLNLKLRTSRIFFGPGVVELLQRISQTGSLNTAAKQMKMSYNKAWRMIKKAEEELGYPLIDKSVGGSNGGGSTVTIHGKRLTAKFLLFQKKTYQITNQYFAEIFCDELNPETKEMEERG
- a CDS encoding uracil permease — its product is MSEKEEKALFEYDAKLSIKEALPMGLQHVVAAVVGIVTPGIMIAKVCNLSSSDTTIMIQTSLIFSAVATFIQLFPIFGKVGSRLPVMMGASFAYVPILMAIGGDFGIAAIFGAQLVGSILVIIVGLSIKKIRILFPPLVTGTVILSIGLSLFPVAIKYMAGGAGSSDFGSAQNWLVALLTFGVVFYFNYFSKGFLKLSSILNGMIIGYIVSLVLGMVNFTPVKEASVFQVITPFYFGLDFQIVPILTLVVMFIVDAVQAIGQFTATTVGAMDREPTDKELSGGIMGSGLTNFIGSFFGSVPVATFGQNVGLVTVTRVINKYVMVFASVILLIAGFVPKVASILTTIPYAVIGGATVSVFASISMTGVRMISTQELTPRNTGVVGIALAFGIGVTLSVGCLSGFPPWVTTIFGNSEVILTTIVAVILNVVLKEEKQLAIE